From Anaerococcus urinomassiliensis:
ATGGCTTGGGACATATATTCAATTACTATTTAATTTCTTCGTAATTTAAATCTTCTATTTCATCTTTTTTCTCATCCATAACAGTATCTGGGATCATTTTGCCTGCAATTGTAAACAAGATCGCCATAACAACTGCATCGTCAAACCAACCTAAAAATGGTACAACGTCAGCTACCAAATCTGCTGGCATTACTGCGTAAAGTACTGCTGCTAGTACGGCGATTTTTGCACTTGCAGGAGTGTTTTTGTTAAATAAAGCTTTCATAAAAGCAGGGATTGATGTTCTGATTGTATTTAATTTATTCATAAAAACCTCTTTCTTAAAATGAGTTTGAATATTGTTAACTTGTATCATTATTATACTTGAATATTTTAAAAGTCAAGTTAATTATATTTAATATTAATAAAAAATCTTTTCTTTGGTATAATATTATTAAGGAGAATGATATGGGATTTAGA
This genomic window contains:
- a CDS encoding YkvA family protein; this encodes MNKLNTIRTSIPAFMKALFNKNTPASAKIAVLAAVLYAVMPADLVADVVPFLGWFDDAVVMAILFTIAGKMIPDTVMDEKKDEIEDLNYEEIK